From Mauremys mutica isolate MM-2020 ecotype Southern chromosome 17, ASM2049712v1, whole genome shotgun sequence, one genomic window encodes:
- the LOC123351691 gene encoding interferon-inducible GTPase 5-like: MAGRLSRREIEELQAIIESGNLAAAAAKLQEKLESLENTPLDIAITGESGAGKSSFVNAILGLNDDDKGAAETGVTQTTMEPKAYRHPRLRNVKLWDLPGIGTESFQADNYLNQVQFNNYDFFIIVTATRFTSHHTTLARAIHKLGKRFYYVRSKVDADLKAEQRKRNFNEVRTLQKIREDCVENLRKAGEASPRVFLLSNWELTEYDFQLLQETLENELDEQKRHVFILAMPNISAKILEKKKAELQEHIWEVALISCAIGALPVPGLSLICDVAILVVHMERYCLAFGLDEESLTRLAQQVDKPVAELKSAIKKSPLASAITKKFVLTVLSRSLCGALMVVELILNFVPGLGSLAGGGISFVTTRYMLRSFLDEAAEDAQNILTKALEPKAEESI, encoded by the coding sequence ATGGCTGGTAGACTCTCCAGAAGGGAAATTGAAGAACTACAGGCCATTATTGAGAGTGGAAAcctcgcagcagcagcagctaaactTCAGGAGAAGCTGGAATCATTAGAAAACACCCCACTGGACATCGCCATCACGGGAGAGTCAGGTGCAGGGAAATCGTCCTTCGTCAATGCCATCCTGGGCCTGAATGATGATGATAAAGGTGCTGCTGAGACTGGGGTGACACAAACAACGATGGAGCCAAAGGCTTATCGACACCCCAGGCTCCGAAATGTAAAACTATGGGACCTGCCAGGAATTGGGACAGAGAGTTTTCAGGCAGACAATTACCTTAATCAGGTACAATTCAACAACTACGACTTCTTTATCATTGTCACTGCTACACGCTTCACTTCCCACCACACCACCCTGGCCCGTGCCATTCACAAGCTGGGGAAGAGGTTTTACTACGTGCGCTCCAAAGTGGATGCTGACTTGAAGGCTGAacaaaggaaaaggaatttcaacgAGGTGAGAACCCTGCAGAAGATCAGGGAGGACTGCGTAGAGAACCTGAGAAAAGCAGGTGAGGCCTCCCCGCGGGTTTTCCTGCTCTCCAACTGGGAACTGACTGAGTACGATTTCCAGCTCCTGCAGGAGACCCTGGAGAATGAGCTGGATGAGCAGAAGAGACACGTTTTCATCCTGGCCATGCCCAACATCTCGGCAAAGATCCTGGAGAAGAAAAAGGCCGAACTGCAGGAGCATATTTGGGAAGTGGCCCTAATATCATGTGCTATTGGTGCTCTTCCTGTTCCAGGCCTCTCTCTCATCTGTGATGTAGCCATCTTGGTTGTTCACATGGAGCGTTACTGCCTGGCCTTTGGCTTGGATGAAGAGTCTCTCACTAGACTGGCTCAGCAGGTTGACAAGCCTGTTGCAGAGCTGAAATCTGCTATCAAAAAGTCTCCGCTGGCCTCAGCCATAACAAAAAAGTTTGTACTGACTGTGCTTTCCAGATCTCTATGTGGAGCACTGATGGTGGTAGAATTGATTCTGAATTTTGTACCAGGCCTTGGCTCCCTAGCAGGGGGAGGGATTTCTTTTGTGACCACGCGCTACATGCTGCGGAGCTTTCTGGATGAGGCTGCAGAAGATGCTCAGAATATTCTGACCAAGGCTCTTGAACCCAAAGCTGAAGAGTCCATATAA